The region CCCCGCACGCTCCACCTTTTCACGCGCCTCCACCGACAGTGGCCCGGTCAGGGGCCGGTGCGGTCCCACACTGACAAGCTGCTTGTCCCCGCGGGTTACGATCTGTAGTCGGTCGTGGTCGAGCACCGGAATGGCTCAGGACTGAACGACTGTGCCCTTGGGGCGGTCGCTGGCGCAGGTACCGATATAGTCGGGCGTTCAGGAAAGATCCTCCTCCTGTCTTCGACCCAGAAGAATCGGCACGGAACCGCGATCTTCGCCGGCGTGGGCCGTAAAGTTTTCCTGCTTTCAGCTGCTAAGATCGGTCACGGGACCGGAAAATTCGCAAACTCCGCAATGGAGGTGCCGTCGACGTGGCTTACATTGTACCCTCCGATATCTCCCGTCTCGCCCTTTCCGGTGCGCACCTACCGGAACTGGAAACCTTGCGAACCCTCAAGTCCACCCTTTCGGACGACTACACGGTCTTCCACGGTGTTCACTGGACCCGCGAGTACCATGGCTGGACACACTTCGGAGAGATCGACTTCGTGGTCCTGAACCGTTCCGGCGACGTGTTGTTCATCGAGCAGAAGAACGGGGTGCTCAGCGAGGAGGGCGGTAGACTGGCGAAGCATTACGACCAGGGCGAGGGCGCCAAGGATCCGGTCGGACAGGTGCATCGGTCGATCGACAAGGTGAGGGAGAAGTTTTACTGGCGCCATGGGAAAACGCGATCGCTCGATGTCGACTACCTCGTCTATCTGCCGGACCATCTCGTGCGGGACCTGAATGCGGCCGGCCTCGACGCCTCCAGGATCGTCGATGCGGGTGACGGCGATTCGCTCCCTGCCCGGATCGAGGCGATACTCCGCCCGGGGCACGATGCCAGAGACGGTTGGCGCGAAACGGTGCACGAGTTCTTCTGCCAGACCTTTCAGGTCGTCCCGGATATCCAGGCCCACAGGGACTCCCAGGAACGCACCTTTGTTCGCCAGATCGGGCCGGTCGCGTCGATCCTGACGAGCCTGGAGATGACGCCGTTTCGCCTTCGCTTTACCGGGACCTCGGGCAGCGGCAAGAGTCTGGTCGCGCGACACTTCTACGCACGGGCGAGCGATGAGGGCAAGCGTGTTCTCCTGACCTGCTTCAATCGACCGCTGGCCATGCGTCTCCGGGACCGTGTGTCAAGCAAGGGTTACGTGGACACGTTTCACGGATTCTGTGTCGAGTTCCTGAAGCGCAGGGGGCAGGCGCCGGACTTCGACCGCGCGGGCGGGGACCCGGAATTCTGGCGGCGCATACCCGATCTGGTGACGGCGGAGCGCATCCCGGAAGACTGGCTGTTCGACGCCCTGGTCGTGGACGAGGGGCAGGACTTCGAGCAGGAATGGCTGGAGATCCTCTGTCTGTTCCTGCGTGACGGCGCCGACATCCTGTGGCTGGAGGACCCGGAGCAGAATCTGCAGGACAAGCCGCGTGTCGAGACCGGGGGATTCGTCGGGTTCCATTGTCCGGTGAACTACCGCAGCCCGGAGTCGATCGCCCGGTTCCTTCGCAACACGATGAACATAGAATTCGAATCGGGTAACGATCTCCCGGGCCTCGGTGCCGGTGTGCATCGCTTCGGGGAACCGGGGGAACAACCCAGGATCGTCGCGAGGATCGCGGCGGACCTCGTTCGCCGGGGGTTTACCCTCGACGACATCGTCGTGCTCAGTTGTCGCGGGGCGCGGAACTCGGTCTTCAGCGACATCGCTCGGGTCGGGGCGATGCGGCTGCGACGCTTTACCGGTGACTATGATGCGGAAGGGAACCAGATTCTCACCGATGGCAAGTTGACCTTCGAGAGCATCTACCGTTTCAAGGGGCAGGAGGCGCCCGCGGTCATCCTCGTGGATGTCGATCCGCGCGAGGATCGCCGCGGACGGGAGGAGCAACTTCTATACTGCGGCATGACGCGGGCCACCGTCCGCCTGGACCTGGTCGTGCGGGAGGGTAATCCGACAAACAGGCGATTTCTGCAGGCCTAGATGGAACGTCCATGGCGCATGGTCCATACCGCACCCGAT is a window of Gammaproteobacteria bacterium DNA encoding:
- a CDS encoding NERD domain-containing protein, whose protein sequence is MAYIVPSDISRLALSGAHLPELETLRTLKSTLSDDYTVFHGVHWTREYHGWTHFGEIDFVVLNRSGDVLFIEQKNGVLSEEGGRLAKHYDQGEGAKDPVGQVHRSIDKVREKFYWRHGKTRSLDVDYLVYLPDHLVRDLNAAGLDASRIVDAGDGDSLPARIEAILRPGHDARDGWRETVHEFFCQTFQVVPDIQAHRDSQERTFVRQIGPVASILTSLEMTPFRLRFTGTSGSGKSLVARHFYARASDEGKRVLLTCFNRPLAMRLRDRVSSKGYVDTFHGFCVEFLKRRGQAPDFDRAGGDPEFWRRIPDLVTAERIPEDWLFDALVVDEGQDFEQEWLEILCLFLRDGADILWLEDPEQNLQDKPRVETGGFVGFHCPVNYRSPESIARFLRNTMNIEFESGNDLPGLGAGVHRFGEPGEQPRIVARIAADLVRRGFTLDDIVVLSCRGARNSVFSDIARVGAMRLRRFTGDYDAEGNQILTDGKLTFESIYRFKGQEAPAVILVDVDPREDRRGREEQLLYCGMTRATVRLDLVVREGNPTNRRFLQA